The Nocardioides sp. sequence ACGTGCCGAGGTTGGAGAAGGCTGCCGCCAAGGCCGTCGACCTGCCGACGCCCACGGGCGACTTCAACGCCGGCGTCGAGACGCACGCCGGCGCCGAGACCACCGCCCCGGCAGCCGCCCCGATCGAGGTGACCGACTTCAGCCTGCGTCGGGACCCTGCGAGCAAACTCGACATCGGCATCGTCTTCACCCCACAAGCGATGTCGGCGTCCTACGGCACCCTGGAGAACGCCAACGCCAGCGCCGCGTTCGCCGTCGCGCTGAACAACCAGACGTACAGCAACTCGCAGATCGGCGTCGCCTGGAACCTCGTCGGCACCAAGGTCAGCAAGGCAAACGAGAGCAGCGACTACGGCGCGACCCTGACGGCCCTGTCCAAGCACAAGGGCAAGTACAAGGCGATCAAGAAGTGGCGTACGAAGCGGCACGCGGACGTGGTGCACATGCTCACCGGGCCCAACAGCCAATACTGCGGTCTCGGATGGCTCAACACGCCCGACTCGAAGAAGAAGTACTGGCTGCGCCCCTACAGCATCTCCAGCGTCGAGTGCATCGACAACTTCACCGTCACCCATGAGGTCGGCCACAACTACGGCGCCTCACACGACCCGTACGCCGTCGCCCAGTGCACCACCTGCGGTGGACTGGCCTTCAAGTACGGCCAGGGCCTGGTCAACCTGGCCGGCCAGTGGCGCACGGTGATGGCCTACAACCAGCAGTGCGTCGACAACGGCTTCAACTGCACCCGGCTCGCGGTGTTCTCCAACCCCAACCTGGCCTACAACGGCGCCCCCGTGGGCTCGGCGGTGCAGCACAACACCCGGGTGCACAACAAGACCGCCAAACGGATGGCTCGCATCAAGCTCGGCCAGATCTACCCCCGTCCGGTCAAGGCCAAGGGCAAGCCCAAGGCCGGCAAGCGGCTGCGCGCGGTGACCAAGAAGAAGAAGTGGAATCCGGGCAAGGTCAAGGTCCGCTACCAGTGGTACGTCAACTACCAGGCTGTGTCGGGCAAGAAGGGCAAGAAGCAGCGCCTGAAGCTCAAGAAGAAGTGGCGCGGGCTGCCCGTCTTCGTCCAGGTGACCGGTCGCAAGAAGTCCTACCGCCCGGTGCTGATCAACAGCAACATCAAGATCGTCAAGTGATCTCACGTCGGCGACCACTTCGTACGGCGGCCCTCGTGGCGATGCTGTGCGGGGTGGTCGCCGGCTCCATTTCCGGGTGTAGTGACGACGAACCGGCGCTCGTCATCCCCGTCGACCGCGCCGCACCCGAACCGCTGGACGGCGCGGTGCGTACGGGTGTCGTGAAGGTCGAACCAAGCGTCATCCTGGACGACGACTCCCAGCCGGAGTCGGCCGGCGACGTCACGTTGAAGTTCTTCGACGACGTCACCTACGACACCGATCTGACCTATGCGGAAGAGAACGGTGTCGAGCAGTGGACCGGAGTGCTCACGGGCGTCAAGGACAGCACCGTGTTGGTGACTCGCTCGGGCAGCGCCTATCGGATCGGGGCGATCAGCCCCGAGGGGGTGTTCCAGGTGGCCGCCAGGCCGGACGGGACGTACGTCGTGAGCCAGATGGAATACACCAAGCAGGAAGAGTTCGACGAAGTCGGGTGATCAGCCCTGATTGCGGCGCCAGACCACGACGGATCCGGCGCTCGCAGTGCGCAACGCGGGTAGGTTGCCGACCGGAGCTGCGCGACGGCGTACGCCGATCGCCGCCCGCAGGGCCTCCTGAGTCGCGGCCAACTCGGCCGTCAACTCCTCGTTGCGCGCTTGCAGTGCCGCGAGTTGGTTCTCCAACTCCAGCAGTCGGCGTACGCCTTCGATCCCGATGCCGGACGCGGTGAGCTCGGCGATCGTACGCAGTCTCTCCAGGTCGCGGCCGGAATAGCGGCGACCGCCGCCCCCGGTGCGGCCCGGGGTGACCAGGCCCATCCGCTCGTACGCACGCAGCGTCTGCGGATGGAGCCCGGTCAATTGCGCCGCAACACTGATCACGAAGATCGCGCTGTCCGGGTCGGGCGCCCCCAGGTGGGTGCTCATGGCGACTCGAAGAGGTTGGCGCGCAGCGGCTTGCCGACCGTGGCGGCGCGATAGGCCTCGACCGCCTCACGAGCAGCCGCGTCGACCACGGCAGGCACCTGGACTTCGACGGTGGCGAGCAGGTCGCCCTTGGTGCCGTCCTTCTTGGCCGCGCCCTTCCCGCGGACGCGGAAGGTGCGCCCGTTGGGGGTGCCGGCCGGGATCTTCAAGGTGACCGGCGACGATCCGAGCGTCGGGATCTTGACCTCGGCGCCGAGCACCGCCTCGTCGAACGAGATCGGCACGTCGAGCGTGAGGTTGTCACCCTTGCGCCCGAAGAGTCGGTGAGCACTTACTTTGACGGTGACGAAGAGGTCGCCACGCGGGCCGCCGTTCTCCCCTGCTCCGCCCTTGCCGCGCAGCCGGATCTTCTGACCGTCGCGTACGCCCGCCGGGATTCGCGCTTGCACGGTGCGCGCCGACTGACCCCGCCCGCTGCCGTGGCAGGTCGGGCACGCGTCGTCGTACACCAATTGGCGACCACCGCAGGCCGGGCAGGTCTCGTTCATCGAGAACGCGCCGCCCATGGTCGACACCACGAAACCCGCGCCCTCGCACTCGGGGCACACGTGCGGCTTGGTGCCGGGCTTGCCGCCCGTGCCATTGCACGTAGGACAGGCCGCATCAGAGGTCAGCCGCAGCGAGATCGTGACCCCGTCGATCGCGTCCATGAACGAGATCGTCGCCGTGGTCTCCTGGTCCGCACCCTTGGTGGGACGAGGTTGTGGCCGCGTACGACCGCTGCTGCGCCCACCGCCTCCGAAGAGGTCCCCGAAGAGATCGCCGAATCCGCCCTGGCCTGCCTGATCGCGCAGGAAGTCGTTGACGTCGAATCCGCCCTGGCCGGAACCTCCTCGCCCGAAGCCGCCGAAGCCACCGGATGCGCCGAGTCGCCGCATCTCGTCGTACTTCTTGCGCTTGTCGGTGTCGCCGACCACGTCGTACGCCTCAGCCGCCGCCTTGAACTTCTCGTGCTTGGCCTCGTCGCCTGGATTGCGGTCAGGGTGGTTGTCGCGCGCGATGGCCTTGAACGCCTTCTTGATGTCTTCTGGACTCGCGTCCTTGGAGACCCCCAAGACCTTGTAGAAGTCCTTGTTCAACCAGTCGTTGCGGAAGCCGTCGTCAGCCATCGCGCACCTCCCTTCCTCGTCTTAGCAATGTGAGATCACTCAGGGTCCACGACCAGGACCTGGGCGGCGCGCACGACCCGATCGCCGATCTTGTAGCCGGCCTTGGCCAGCACCTTGATCGAGGTGACACTCACGTCGGGATCGGCACCCAGGTGCGACAACGCGTCGTGCACCGTCGGGTCGAACGCCTCGCCCACCTCGCCGTACCGGATCAGGCCCCGTCCCGCCACCGCGGTCTGGAGCTGCTGTGCCACGGCTTCGAAGCCGGGATCCAACTCACCGTGTTCGCGGGCGCGGTCGATGTTGTCGAGGACGTCCACGATCGGGGTGAGCGTGGCAAAGATCGTGTCCTCACGGACGCGGTCTCGTTCGCGGTCGACTCGGCGCTTGTAGTTGAGGAACTCGGCCTGGAGGCGTTGAAGATCGTTGGTCAGGCCCGCGATCTTGACGTGCGCCTCTTCGAGCGGATTCGCGTCCTCCGGGTTGGACTCCTCTGGGTTGGCCGCGGCAATGTCTGCCGGTTCCAGTGGTGCGCCCTCGTCGACCATGTGCCCGATGCCGCTGGTGTCCGCTGGGCCGGGCTCGTTGGCCACGGGCTGGTGATGCCCGGCCGAGGCCGAGGCACCCTGCTGCACAGGGGCCTCGACCTCGGTCTCGTTGGCCATCTCGCCGGCTTCGTCACCGAAGGTTTCGTCGCCGGACTGGGTCACTTGGACTCACCCTCACCAGGGGCTGCGTCTCCGGTGGGGGCCTGGTCGCCCGAGGGGGCGTCCTCGTCGATGATCTCGGCGTCGACGACGTCGTCGTCAGCTTCACCGGTCGCACCGGTCGAGCCACCCGCAGCGGCCTGGTCGGCCTCGGCGGCGGCGTACATCGCGGCACCCATCTTCTGGCTGGACTCACCGAGCTTGGTGACACCGGCCTGGATCTCGTCGGACGAGGCCTCCGCGTTCTCCAAGGTGGCCTTGAGGCTGTCGACGTCGGCCTGGACCTCGGTCTTGACCTCGTCGGGGATCTTGTCGCCGTTGTCGGCCAGGAACTTCTCGGT is a genomic window containing:
- the dnaJ gene encoding molecular chaperone DnaJ, with protein sequence MADDGFRNDWLNKDFYKVLGVSKDASPEDIKKAFKAIARDNHPDRNPGDEAKHEKFKAAAEAYDVVGDTDKRKKYDEMRRLGASGGFGGFGRGGSGQGGFDVNDFLRDQAGQGGFGDLFGDLFGGGGRSSGRTRPQPRPTKGADQETTATISFMDAIDGVTISLRLTSDAACPTCNGTGGKPGTKPHVCPECEGAGFVVSTMGGAFSMNETCPACGGRQLVYDDACPTCHGSGRGQSARTVQARIPAGVRDGQKIRLRGKGGAGENGGPRGDLFVTVKVSAHRLFGRKGDNLTLDVPISFDEAVLGAEVKIPTLGSSPVTLKIPAGTPNGRTFRVRGKGAAKKDGTKGDLLATVEVQVPAVVDAAAREAVEAYRAATVGKPLRANLFESP
- the grpE gene encoding nucleotide exchange factor GrpE, which produces MTQSGDETFGDEAGEMANETEVEAPVQQGASASAGHHQPVANEPGPADTSGIGHMVDEGAPLEPADIAAANPEESNPEDANPLEEAHVKIAGLTNDLQRLQAEFLNYKRRVDRERDRVREDTIFATLTPIVDVLDNIDRAREHGELDPGFEAVAQQLQTAVAGRGLIRYGEVGEAFDPTVHDALSHLGADPDVSVTSIKVLAKAGYKIGDRVVRAAQVLVVDPE
- a CDS encoding MerR family transcriptional regulator — its product is MSTHLGAPDPDSAIFVISVAAQLTGLHPQTLRAYERMGLVTPGRTGGGGRRYSGRDLERLRTIAELTASGIGIEGVRRLLELENQLAALQARNEELTAELAATQEALRAAIGVRRRAAPVGNLPALRTASAGSVVVWRRNQG
- a CDS encoding M12 family metallo-peptidase; translation: MSTHLKRVGALAAAALVISGLQVGGTTAASGTPAAAASSKQPAVPELISGSNISARSATLPKNSLATRERLVTFDGRALPAKASGQKVALSFFDNARFVAKVEHVGGNSLYKSWSGQLADDPLGTFVAVQVGETFRAAVISPKGSYSLTRASGTQSVYRAAQLSAPKHEGDDEVSVKDVPRLEKAAAKAVDLPTPTGDFNAGVETHAGAETTAPAAAPIEVTDFSLRRDPASKLDIGIVFTPQAMSASYGTLENANASAAFAVALNNQTYSNSQIGVAWNLVGTKVSKANESSDYGATLTALSKHKGKYKAIKKWRTKRHADVVHMLTGPNSQYCGLGWLNTPDSKKKYWLRPYSISSVECIDNFTVTHEVGHNYGASHDPYAVAQCTTCGGLAFKYGQGLVNLAGQWRTVMAYNQQCVDNGFNCTRLAVFSNPNLAYNGAPVGSAVQHNTRVHNKTAKRMARIKLGQIYPRPVKAKGKPKAGKRLRAVTKKKKWNPGKVKVRYQWYVNYQAVSGKKGKKQRLKLKKKWRGLPVFVQVTGRKKSYRPVLINSNIKIVK